The Prevotella melaninogenica genome has a segment encoding these proteins:
- a CDS encoding TonB-dependent receptor plug domain-containing protein gives MNKIIYLAGLTLLSVLPATAQETAVDTTATMKDQTLDNVTVTTRRASVRSLAGAINGKDILRDELFKAACCNLGESFVNNASVDVNYSDATTGAKQIKLLGLSGTYVQMLTENLPNFRGAALPYGLGYVPGSWMKSMQVSKGNTSVKNGYEAMTGQINVEYVKPEDPTGMTVNLYGNTVGRFEANADGNIHINGNKNLSTEILAHYENNWLHHDGNGDGFQDAPKVRQYNLQNRWFWKQGDYILHAGLSLLKEDRMSGQTPHAAATNPYRIDIGTDRYEAYMKHAFFFDHTHGTNIALLGNVSMHKQQAQYGIKQYDVNEKNAYASLIFETNFSDEHNLSAGLSLNHDYLHQSLTLPATAIAADYGNIYPLTRGIERETTPGAYVQYTYNLHSRFIAMAGLRVDHSNVYGTFFTPRFHLKWVPANFMTLRLSAGKGYRSPHALAENNYLMASGRRLIIDKLDQEAAWNYGASLNFNIPIGSKLLKINTDYYYTHFLSQMLIDYDSNPQELHITNLNGKSFSHTFQIDASYPLFKGFELTAAYRYNLVKATYGGKLMWKPLQSRYKGLLTLSYKTPLGVWQFDATAALNGGGRMPESYTLASGERSWAGSYKAYGQLSGQVTRYFRHFSLYIGGENLTNYKQKNPIIGYQNPWANGFEPTMVYGPVEGAMAYVGIRLNLGKRQ, from the coding sequence ATGAATAAAATTATATATTTAGCAGGACTGACCTTGCTGTCTGTCCTACCTGCTACCGCACAGGAAACTGCTGTCGACACGACCGCAACCATGAAAGATCAGACATTGGATAACGTGACCGTTACAACGCGAAGAGCCTCTGTGCGCTCGTTGGCTGGAGCCATCAACGGTAAAGACATCCTACGAGACGAACTCTTCAAGGCTGCTTGCTGTAATCTTGGTGAGAGCTTTGTCAACAACGCTTCGGTAGATGTAAACTACTCGGATGCCACTACGGGAGCCAAACAAATCAAGCTTCTCGGTCTTAGTGGTACGTATGTTCAGATGCTGACCGAGAACCTTCCTAACTTCCGTGGTGCTGCCCTCCCTTACGGTTTGGGCTATGTTCCAGGCAGTTGGATGAAGAGTATGCAGGTGAGTAAGGGTAATACATCTGTCAAGAATGGCTACGAAGCGATGACAGGTCAGATTAATGTGGAATACGTTAAACCTGAAGATCCAACAGGTATGACCGTCAACCTCTATGGCAATACGGTGGGAAGATTCGAGGCAAATGCGGATGGTAACATTCATATCAATGGTAACAAGAACCTCAGTACGGAAATCCTTGCCCACTATGAGAACAACTGGCTACATCATGATGGCAACGGAGACGGATTCCAAGATGCCCCAAAAGTGAGACAATACAACCTGCAGAACCGTTGGTTTTGGAAGCAAGGCGACTATATTCTACATGCTGGTCTGTCGCTATTAAAGGAAGACCGCATGAGTGGTCAGACTCCTCATGCTGCTGCAACGAATCCTTATCGCATTGACATCGGCACCGACCGCTACGAAGCTTACATGAAGCATGCCTTCTTCTTCGACCATACACATGGTACGAACATCGCCCTGTTGGGTAATGTCTCTATGCACAAGCAGCAGGCGCAATATGGTATTAAGCAGTATGATGTCAACGAGAAGAATGCTTACGCATCGCTTATCTTTGAGACAAACTTCTCTGACGAGCACAATCTATCGGCTGGCTTGAGCCTTAACCACGATTATTTGCATCAGAGTCTGACACTGCCAGCAACGGCCATTGCGGCTGATTATGGTAATATCTACCCACTCACACGTGGCATTGAGCGTGAGACAACACCGGGCGCATACGTTCAGTACACCTATAACCTGCACAGTCGATTCATCGCTATGGCAGGATTGCGCGTCGACCATAGCAACGTCTATGGCACCTTCTTTACTCCACGCTTCCACTTGAAGTGGGTTCCTGCAAACTTCATGACCCTCCGTCTCTCTGCAGGTAAGGGCTATCGCAGTCCACACGCACTGGCAGAGAACAACTACCTAATGGCTTCGGGCCGCCGACTCATCATCGACAAACTCGATCAAGAGGCTGCATGGAACTATGGTGCGAGTCTTAATTTCAACATTCCAATAGGAAGTAAGCTGCTGAAAATCAATACTGATTACTATTACACGCACTTCCTTTCACAGATGTTGATTGATTATGACAGCAATCCACAGGAACTGCATATCACCAATCTCAATGGTAAGAGCTTCTCGCACACCTTCCAAATCGATGCTTCCTACCCTCTTTTCAAGGGCTTTGAACTGACGGCAGCCTACCGATACAACCTCGTGAAGGCGACGTATGGAGGAAAACTGATGTGGAAACCACTACAGAGTCGTTACAAAGGACTCTTAACGCTCAGCTATAAAACACCTTTAGGAGTTTGGCAGTTTGATGCTACTGCAGCCTTGAACGGAGGTGGTAGAATGCCAGAATCTTACACCTTAGCATCGGGCGAACGCTCATGGGCGGGCAGCTATAAAGCCTATGGACAGCTTAGCGGGCAGGTGACACGCTACTTCCGCCACTTCTCGCTTTACATAGGTGGGGAAAACCTTACCAATTATAAGCAGAAGAACCCTATCATCGGTTATCAAAATCCGTGGGCTAACGGCTTCGAACCAACAATGGTCTATGGTCCTGTAGAGGGTGCAATGGCATACGTTGGTATCCGTCTGAACCTCGGTAAACGACAGTAA
- a CDS encoding heavy-metal-associated domain-containing protein, whose translation MKKAIFTMLMLMVAMIATAKDIKTVIFTTTPQMHCANCEAKVKNNLRFAKGVKEIKTSVEEQKVYVTYDAQKTNEEKLQKAFEKFGYKAEKTTKEAKIPVHENEECDNM comes from the coding sequence ATGAAAAAAGCTATTTTCACAATGCTGATGCTCATGGTAGCCATGATTGCAACAGCCAAAGACATTAAGACAGTTATCTTCACTACTACTCCACAGATGCACTGCGCTAACTGTGAGGCGAAAGTAAAGAACAACCTCCGCTTTGCAAAGGGTGTGAAGGAGATTAAGACAAGTGTTGAAGAGCAGAAGGTATATGTAACCTACGATGCTCAGAAGACCAATGAGGAGAAGCTTCAGAAGGCTTTTGAGAAGTTCGGTTATAAGGCAGAAAAGACGACAAAGGAGGCAAAAATCCCTGTTCATGAGAACGAGGAGTGCGATAATATGTAA
- a CDS encoding CPBP family intramembrane glutamic endopeptidase: protein MNNKNVLSATLYVILFVSLFILIQSLSFKGGKELVSLLGGTEAADGDYLTKNGETLAITAVISSLATLILFIATKWAPVSGNYLKTRPWAVLMWSALIALGSILPLQFLAEKINLTMPAGTEEMFESIMKVSWGYVALGMMVPIAEEIVFRGAILRVLQNALGERKRWIAIVISALIFGIVHFNLAQGLHAFLIGLLLGWLYSKTGSILPGFVFHWVNNTVAYLMFNLMPQMNDGKLIDFFHGNDHMMYAGLFFSLCIFVPSLLQLIGRMPKGNK from the coding sequence ATGAACAATAAAAACGTTTTGAGCGCAACGCTCTATGTCATCTTATTTGTTTCACTTTTCATCTTGATACAAAGTCTTTCTTTCAAAGGAGGTAAGGAGCTTGTAAGCCTACTTGGAGGGACAGAGGCTGCTGATGGGGATTATCTGACTAAAAATGGTGAGACTCTTGCCATAACGGCAGTCATCAGTAGTCTTGCAACTTTAATTCTTTTCATCGCTACAAAGTGGGCACCTGTATCTGGTAACTACTTGAAGACGCGTCCTTGGGCTGTCCTCATGTGGTCGGCTCTCATAGCTTTAGGTTCGATACTCCCGCTGCAATTCCTTGCCGAGAAGATTAATCTAACGATGCCAGCGGGCACAGAAGAGATGTTTGAAAGTATCATGAAAGTATCTTGGGGCTATGTTGCCTTGGGAATGATGGTGCCTATCGCTGAGGAGATCGTCTTCCGTGGCGCTATTCTACGCGTACTACAAAACGCGTTAGGCGAACGCAAACGATGGATAGCCATTGTCATTTCAGCCCTTATCTTTGGTATTGTCCATTTCAATTTAGCACAAGGCTTACACGCTTTTTTGATTGGTCTGCTCTTGGGTTGGCTCTATTCGAAAACGGGGAGTATTCTGCCAGGCTTCGTATTTCATTGGGTGAACAATACGGTGGCTTATCTTATGTTCAACCTCATGCCACAGATGAACGATGGAAAACTCATCGACTTCTTCCACGGCAACGACCACATGATGTATGCTGGCTTGTTCTTCTCGCTCTGTATCTTCGTTCCTTCGTTGCTGCAGTTAATAGGAAGGATGCCAAAGGGGAATAAATAA
- a CDS encoding bifunctional riboflavin kinase/FAD synthetase produces the protein MNTIYIKRDETHELVEQVATIGFFDGVHRGHQFLISRVIDEAERSGMASAVITFDRHPRQVLQADYQPELLSTLDEKLLLLSKTHIDNSFVLHFDASLAALSAHDFMQEVLCKQLNVKKLIIGYDNRFGHNRSETFEDYVQYGKEMGIEVIRADAFLPNDEKVSSSVIRNDLRAGNIEAANRLLGYPYTIESRIVSGYQNGRKMGFPTANLDVNDCHQLLPASGVYAVMVRLKDSVEWKRGMMNIGHRPTFNGTTTSIEVNLFNFTGNLYGQELLVSFISKIRDEHKFDSLEALAQQLKQDKDNINRLFDETYHIQENIINTP, from the coding sequence TTGAATACAATATATATTAAGCGAGATGAGACGCATGAATTAGTAGAACAGGTTGCAACCATAGGGTTCTTTGATGGGGTGCATCGTGGACATCAGTTCCTGATTAGTCGTGTCATTGACGAGGCTGAACGGTCTGGAATGGCGTCGGCAGTCATCACCTTCGACCGACATCCGCGTCAGGTGCTGCAGGCTGACTACCAACCAGAACTGCTGTCAACACTCGATGAGAAGCTATTGCTGCTCTCAAAGACACATATTGACAATAGTTTCGTACTGCATTTCGATGCTTCGTTGGCTGCGCTCTCAGCTCATGACTTCATGCAAGAGGTGTTATGCAAACAGCTGAATGTAAAGAAACTCATCATTGGCTACGACAACCGATTCGGACATAACCGCTCTGAGACTTTTGAAGACTATGTTCAGTATGGTAAGGAGATGGGTATTGAGGTCATTCGTGCGGATGCCTTCCTGCCAAACGATGAGAAAGTGAGTTCTTCTGTCATCAGAAACGACCTCCGCGCGGGCAATATTGAGGCTGCCAACCGCCTTTTAGGCTATCCTTATACGATAGAGAGTCGCATCGTGAGTGGCTATCAGAATGGGCGCAAGATGGGTTTCCCTACAGCCAATCTCGATGTGAATGATTGCCACCAGCTGCTCCCTGCAAGTGGTGTTTATGCGGTCATGGTGCGCTTGAAAGATTCTGTCGAATGGAAACGAGGGATGATGAACATTGGACATCGGCCTACTTTCAATGGTACAACCACCTCGATAGAGGTCAATCTCTTTAATTTCACAGGAAATCTCTATGGACAGGAACTCCTTGTAAGTTTCATTAGTAAGATAAGAGACGAGCATAAGTTTGACTCTTTAGAAGCCTTGGCACAACAGCTGAAGCAAGACAAGGACAACATCAATCGATTGTTTGATGAGACTTATCACATACAAGAGAACATTATTAATACACCCTAA
- a CDS encoding phage integrase SAM-like domain-containing protein: MLTIKAEILKSGLRADDTYNVKVRITYKRQVKRISTNIYIHKSELTKSLKIKNGCKLKKRIDDLITYYQDIGNNLQVEREDYTIDDIIANLKGEEQKNKPIDFIKFSRDWIETATIKGADNYKYCINSFVRFLGKDNLNINDLTIKLLTQYAEYLCKNKEKKDKKLTSKSNSKTSNRAVSLYLGSIRHLFNEAKKKYNDYDRGIIIIPHSPFENFKVPRQEATRKRAITTQQIKAIWQLADLKEGKGVNKLCRFDLAKDCFMLSFFLMGMNSADLFTCSELKDNCIIYYRCKTKERRADNAKMVVKIPSLALPLIEKYKDITGKRIFKFYQWYSTADTFNAALNIGLKQVGKVLHLEDLEFYAARHSWATIAVNKAGVDKYAVHSALNHIDEKMKITDIYIERDFKMENDANEKVINSVF, translated from the coding sequence ATGCTGACTATCAAAGCAGAAATATTAAAAAGTGGATTAAGAGCAGATGATACATACAATGTAAAAGTAAGAATCACCTATAAAAGACAGGTTAAGAGAATATCGACAAACATCTATATCCATAAATCAGAACTTACAAAATCCTTGAAAATCAAGAATGGTTGTAAACTAAAGAAAAGGATAGATGATTTAATTACATACTATCAAGATATAGGAAATAACCTCCAAGTAGAAAGAGAGGATTACACCATTGATGATATAATTGCCAACCTTAAAGGAGAAGAGCAGAAGAACAAGCCTATTGATTTTATAAAATTCAGTAGGGATTGGATTGAGACTGCAACCATTAAAGGTGCTGATAATTATAAATATTGCATCAATTCATTTGTGAGGTTTCTCGGAAAAGATAACCTAAATATCAATGATTTAACCATCAAACTTCTTACTCAATATGCAGAATATCTCTGTAAGAACAAGGAAAAGAAAGATAAGAAGCTGACCTCCAAGAGTAATAGTAAAACATCTAATAGAGCAGTATCACTTTACTTGGGCAGTATAAGGCATCTTTTTAATGAAGCAAAGAAGAAGTATAATGACTATGACAGGGGAATTATTATCATACCTCATTCACCCTTTGAGAATTTCAAAGTACCAAGACAGGAAGCCACAAGGAAAAGGGCTATTACTACCCAACAAATTAAGGCTATTTGGCAACTTGCTGACCTTAAAGAGGGGAAAGGTGTAAATAAACTTTGTAGATTTGATTTGGCAAAGGATTGCTTTATGCTGTCATTTTTCTTGATGGGAATGAACTCAGCAGACCTCTTTACTTGTTCAGAACTTAAAGATAATTGTATTATCTATTACAGGTGCAAGACTAAGGAAAGAAGAGCTGACAATGCAAAGATGGTGGTAAAGATACCATCTTTAGCCTTGCCACTCATTGAGAAGTATAAGGACATTACAGGGAAGAGAATTTTCAAATTCTATCAATGGTATTCTACTGCTGATACATTCAATGCAGCCTTGAATATAGGGCTTAAACAGGTGGGAAAAGTTCTCCACTTAGAAGACCTTGAATTTTATGCTGCAAGGCATTCTTGGGCAACTATAGCTGTGAATAAGGCTGGAGTTGATAAGTATGCTGTTCACTCTGCATTGAACCATATTGATGAGAAAATGAAAATCACCGATATTTATATTGAAAGGGATTTTAAGATGGAAAATGATGCGAATGAAAAAGTAATAAATTCAGTATTCTAA
- a CDS encoding AAA family ATPase has protein sequence MELRQTTKKQVKIKLALQGCAGSGKTYSALLLAYGLCHDWNKIAIIDTENGSADLYASLGEYNVLQLKENFTPEKYIEAINVCESAGMEVIIIDSISLCWDNLLEYHANLQGNSFTNWQKITPRMNAFMQKILQSNRHIICTMRCKQDYVLNEKNGKMVPEKVGLKAVMRDGIDYEFTIVFDINMKHQCVTSKDRTNLFVGQPDFTITSQTGEKISDWCNDGVSMQTIKQQIKDCQTLEELTRIYHQYPEYYQQLNFEFVEKKKHLQNSEKRIISQTFNYIQNGNNAITTSQS, from the coding sequence ATGGAGTTAAGGCAAACAACAAAGAAGCAGGTAAAAATAAAACTTGCTTTACAAGGTTGTGCAGGTAGTGGAAAGACCTATTCTGCACTATTATTAGCCTATGGTTTATGTCATGATTGGAATAAAATTGCAATCATTGACACAGAGAATGGAAGTGCTGATTTATATGCCAGCCTTGGAGAGTACAATGTATTACAGCTAAAAGAGAATTTTACACCCGAAAAATACATTGAAGCTATCAATGTATGTGAAAGTGCAGGAATGGAAGTAATCATTATAGACTCCATTTCATTATGTTGGGATAATCTTCTTGAATATCATGCTAATTTGCAAGGGAATAGCTTTACTAATTGGCAGAAAATCACTCCAAGAATGAATGCTTTTATGCAGAAAATTCTACAGAGTAATAGACATATCATTTGCACCATGAGGTGTAAACAGGATTATGTTCTTAATGAGAAGAATGGCAAGATGGTGCCTGAAAAGGTAGGATTGAAAGCTGTCATGAGAGATGGAATAGATTATGAATTTACCATTGTGTTTGATATTAATATGAAGCATCAATGTGTAACCTCCAAGGATAGAACTAATCTCTTTGTGGGTCAGCCAGACTTCACCATTACAAGCCAAACAGGAGAGAAAATATCTGATTGGTGTAATGATGGTGTGAGTATGCAGACTATTAAACAGCAGATTAAAGACTGCCAAACTTTGGAAGAGCTTACAAGGATATACCATCAATATCCCGAATATTATCAGCAGCTTAATTTTGAGTTTGTTGAGAAGAAGAAGCATCTTCAAAATAGTGAGAAAAGAATTATAAGTCAAACATTTAACTACATTCAAAATGGAAATAATGCAATTACAACCAGTCAGAGCTAA
- a CDS encoding DUF3871 family protein: MEIMQLQPVRAKQSFPILYSNDPLPITSLRSTLDKPISRLPFIEANTKEVDFMHLQKDCIVPVFSKDNEVTISHPEFIEAIWNAANTVFPQEEINKPLIRVSHIIKGRTPEAVCKPVNMLLEEEKTIYYERMMFCFEIPTIFETIDGSRLNLTIGGVRAYNHENLYSKKSMEKFKVFIGFKNLVCCNMCVSTDGYKSELKVMSVNDLMQEAIRLFQSYKFESHLQMMSALQNYSMTEHQFAQFIGKSRLYQYIPASSKKLLPPVLLTDTQIGLVARSYYQDENFSQHNDNNKEISMWNVYNLFTGANKTSYIDNFLDRANNVSDVAFGLCDTISNVNKDFAWFIE, encoded by the coding sequence ATGGAAATAATGCAATTACAACCAGTCAGAGCTAAGCAGAGCTTTCCTATCTTATATAGTAATGACCCTTTACCAATTACCTCTTTGAGGTCAACATTGGATAAGCCTATTTCAAGGCTACCATTTATTGAAGCCAACACAAAAGAAGTGGACTTCATGCACTTACAGAAAGACTGCATAGTACCAGTATTTAGCAAGGATAATGAGGTGACAATTTCTCACCCAGAGTTTATCGAAGCTATTTGGAATGCTGCAAATACAGTTTTCCCACAAGAAGAGATAAACAAGCCTTTGATTAGAGTCAGCCATATTATCAAAGGTAGAACACCTGAAGCAGTCTGCAAGCCTGTAAATATGCTTTTGGAGGAAGAAAAGACTATTTACTATGAGAGGATGATGTTTTGCTTTGAGATACCTACAATCTTTGAAACCATTGATGGCAGTAGGCTAAACCTCACCATTGGAGGAGTAAGAGCCTATAACCATGAAAATCTCTACAGCAAGAAGAGTATGGAGAAGTTCAAGGTTTTTATTGGCTTTAAAAACCTTGTGTGTTGCAATATGTGTGTTAGTACAGATGGGTATAAGTCAGAGTTAAAGGTTATGTCAGTAAATGATTTGATGCAAGAAGCAATTAGATTGTTTCAAAGTTATAAGTTTGAGAGTCATTTACAGATGATGTCAGCACTGCAAAATTACTCAATGACAGAGCATCAGTTTGCTCAATTTATTGGTAAAAGTAGGCTTTACCAATATATTCCTGCATCAAGCAAGAAGTTACTTCCACCTGTGTTATTAACTGATACACAGATAGGGCTTGTTGCAAGGTCATATTATCAAGATGAGAATTTTTCCCAACATAATGATAATAACAAGGAAATTAGTATGTGGAATGTATATAACCTATTTACAGGTGCCAACAAGACTTCCTACATTGATAATTTCTTGGATAGAGCAAATAATGTTTCTGATGTAGCATTTGGTCTATGTGATACCATTAGTAATGTGAATAAAGATTTTGCTTGGTTTATTGAGTAA
- a CDS encoding retropepsin-like aspartic protease: MIFPLHTGLVKAGMPLIISSKGPNKEIKNLCFLIDTGSTHNILFSYVYEFVKDDIKPLNTQNNLMGFEGKSQQGKMVEVNLSFEEKDYKIPMVIIDANAAMEKIHKDCGIQIHGILGMSFLLEHHWTLDFKNYIVTDETEQKEK, from the coding sequence ATGATATTCCCACTACACACAGGATTGGTTAAGGCAGGAATGCCTTTAATCATTTCATCGAAAGGACCAAATAAAGAGATAAAAAACCTTTGTTTTCTTATTGACACAGGCTCTACTCACAACATACTTTTCAGCTATGTATATGAGTTTGTTAAGGATGATATAAAGCCATTAAACACCCAAAATAATTTAATGGGTTTTGAGGGCAAAAGTCAACAAGGAAAAATGGTTGAAGTAAATCTTTCCTTTGAAGAGAAAGATTATAAGATACCAATGGTGATAATTGATGCCAATGCAGCTATGGAGAAAATCCATAAGGATTGTGGCATACAAATTCATGGTATATTGGGCATGTCCTTTCTCCTTGAACACCATTGGACTCTTGATTTCAAGAACTATATTGTAACAGATGAAACAGAACAGAAAGAAAAATAA